attatttaatattaaaatgttacaAAAGTTCAAAATAACTCTTgcttttttattatagttttgattCATAGGTTGATATAGTGTTTATCCATTAATCACTAACTGTAGCATTGTATCTGCAAGTTTAATATGATGCGATTCAACCCTTAAATGAAGTGGAAAATAAGTAAGATGATGAGTTAGAGTAGGGAAGACCTCAGGGGATCAAACCCCACCACGCTTGAGTACGgaaatatgaatattatttttatttttattaaatattaaattttaatttgattgacaCTGTGAAAGCCAGAGTGAAAGTGTGTGATGATTCGATTCATTTATGACTCAATTCAACTAAACTCGACGATTATTCCCTCAAACTCTGAAacgaaattctcaattttgcAATTTCTGCATCTCCAAATTGCGTTCATGCTTTACATATATCTGTTACCTAATCACTCTTCaccattttcttcattttttaatcaCACCCATCTCCCAAAAACCCCCATGATTCATCTACTCCCAAAAGGGTTTCTGTTTGCTTGATCAAAAACTGACCTTTTCATACTGGACCCaggaaaaaagaataagaagacgaagaagaagaatctaACTTTCTTTATGGTtggtttttactttttttaaatttaaaatttcttttggtTTTCATGATTCAGATgaagctttttatttttattttaaaacttttttacgCGAATTTAGGAGAACCCTATTTTGTCGGAGTAAAGTTCTGGTAACCCTTGCCGGAATAATATCTTATTGTATTTTTAAGGGACACGTGTAATATTAATTAAGTCATTTTACTGGGTTTGGCTTACTGTAAGTTTAGTCAACAAGAATTGGTAATTTTACCGGTCAATTTGACATTGAAAATCACTGTTGCTGGACTGGCgtctctttatattttatgtttattctcTCTGGTCATAATGGTTTActgtaattaaataaaatgttttggtttagccaaatctatatatatagttatacgTGTATATATATCTTCTATTTTGGAATAGTAGTAATAATCAATTGTGTTTTGTATAGGTTGATAACTATGTAAAGGTAAATCACAGGAAATATTAGCTGTTGGGTTGTTGTGATAATTATATAGGAACCTCACACCTAAATTTGGGAGAcccttttttgcatttttctctCAAGAGTTTTTGACTTATGTTTACAACTATTTGTGGGGTTTAGTAGAatttaggtttcattttcaATTCGATAACATAGTGTAAACGAGGAAGTggaggaagaaaaggaaaagagctcTCTTCATATTTGTCTCATAACGCAAACATGTATAGGGGTTGATTGTGTTGTTCATGTTGTTGAATGGCTTTGATAGATTGTGATATTTGTggtaagttttttttaatctttaacaTTTTGGAATATTCTGCTATCACATTTAGCGCGGTATGTTTTCTgggttttgttcttttttttgtaAGCAATTTCATTTCTGGattggtttttaaattttgatggtaCTGTCTATTTAATGACTGTCACTTCGCTATGAAATTTGACTGTTATGACCAATTTAATCTAATAGTTACTACGGGTTTGGTAGTCATGTAGTATGACCTGCAATTCATTTGCGATTTCCAGAATTGTCGTTCttgaaatatgtttttttgatattttgttgCTCTTGATTTGTGAAGGCACAGCAGAGGATGCATTATAATCAAAAAGTTATTGATGGAGGAAAGGGTTACTCATTTAGGTCTTTAGAACATGATAATAACGGAGCATCTTCAGAGGTAGTTGACTTTTGTTACAGTTTTGGAATTCTGTCTGTATCATTACATTTCATTTTGTTGaaacttattttcaattacTGTTTTCCTTTTTGTTAGGATTGTCAAATTGCTTCTCTCAACACAAGGAACTCCGATAAGAGGTAAATTGTCTTTGTTGTCAAGCATGAATGTTTTCTTGTGTGATAACTGACTCGATAAAACTATTTGAATTGTTTGTATGTCTTGGAGGAAATGGTTAAGCTGGTTGCTCGCAATTCATTCTTTTCCTGTTCTTGCTattcatttagtttttcattCGTATCTTACCTATTAGATCACTCTGTAATGAGCTTTTTTATCTTGTTGTTGATGTGGAACCATTATATTCTGCTGAAACAGAAATTTTacaatgggttttgattttatCTGGTTAATGAATTTCCCTCTGCCTCTTATACAAACACATCAATGCATATACTGGTGCTATATGCCATGTCCATAATCATTTTGGAGTAGTGTGTATTCTAATTTGATATCTGTTCTAATACATTTGCCAGTTAGTTAAATAAGTTTTATGACCAAGTTATCTGGTACTTAATCTTTTCCTTTATATCTGTCAGTGCCGCTAGTAACATGAATTGAAGTGTAAATTTGAATGTTTAGGAGTTCCCTGATTCCACTATGCCTAACTTGAATTTTCAAGTATGACTGAATGTAAATAAGATTGTCCAGTTTTCCCAGCTTCCaatctattatattaaattcTATGGTCGAGCCTAAAATTCAATAGGGCAGGGGCATACTAATTAGAGGCCTAACAGCCTAGGCTATCctccttttttttgttttttggttatctatttttcttaatagattTTTTCAGAATAAACTACAAAACATTTAGTTTGGAGTCTTTTAAGTTTCTATTTAAGTtcttctaaataaataaaaattaaaactacatTAATCTGGATTTATACTTGTTACAAACCCAACAAACGCGCAATTCTCAAACAATGTAAATCCAAGTAATATAAACAGAAATGGATGAAacagtatatatttatattgaataattgtaatatttgcAGAAACAGTGGCTTCTGATTCCACCATTTCCCCCTCAAAGGCAAACAAAAATAACACCACAATCCCACTACTTTTGAGAGGCCAACACTCTCCCTTCCCCTTTGTTTTCTCTCCTTCCTTAATCCCTCTCTTATTGTTACCCATTTCATAAccacttataaataattttgccGTGTGGTCCATTGTCTCTCTTGTGTGCCACCTGTGCTCCAATTCCTTCTACTGGTGGCTCACATAAACCTTGACTAGCAATTTTAGCCTGCCCATCGGGAGACACCTTGTCTTCAAGGTGGTAGTGAGAAACTTGGGCATTAATTGCTTCAGCCCTAGCTAAAGATATATCTCCTTTCAATTCCACCTTCtcttttcaaacaaatttatggTTTGGTTCTTATAGTTCCCCTTTACTTGACTGAAATTATACAACCATTCCACTCCCAAAATAATATCTACGCTAATCAAATTAAATGGAAACAAATTTTGGGTAATAGAGATACCTTGAATTTGCATTTGAACACCCTCACATCGTTCTActcctttcattttcttctcatcCACCAACGTGACCACGAATCTTGCTGGTATTACTGAAGTGTTCAATTTGTTGACCAAACTTTGGGAAATGAAATTGTGCATTGCCTCATTGCCCAAGACAATCACCACTTCCCACCTTTTTAATTTGCCAAACATTTGGGTGAATTCAATCCTACTACTGAACCCGAATTAATACTCAATTCCAATTCCTTGTCTTCAACATGcacaaattcttcttctttcccACCGTCCTTTTCATATGTCAACATCACTCGCAATTGTTGAAATTTGCAGCGATAGTTTGACTTATACTCTCATCATACTAAAAGCATAGTCCCCTTTCCGTTTTGAATAAAACGTTAAATAGTTTCTTGAAATTGccctctttttttaatttgaaattgaaccATTGGAACTCACAAGTTTCTTGTTTGTGTCAAGGGGTGCATTGGAAATGTCTTGTGATTTGGTGAAGTTGGTTGGTTGAGTGAAGTTATTGGGTGGGTCTTGACTTTGGCTCACATGGGAGGTGTTTGGGTTGGGTTGATGCATTTGGGCTTGAGTGGGTAATAGAGTGTGGGTTGCAATGGCTATTGTTTGGGCTTAAGGAAGTAAGGGAGCACAGGTTTGAGTGTGTGGGGTCACTTGGGCTAGAGTGGCGGCTGTATCTAATGGGTCTTGGGCCAAGTCAGATTTTTATGACCCAATTCTTCTCCTTAATCTTTTGGGCCTGTTCCACTGCTTCTTCTAAGGTTCTTAGCCCAAAGAGTTTCACCTCTTATCTCATCTTTAAGACCATTTAGAAATGCTCCTAGAAGAATATCAATAGAGACCTCCCTCAACGACATTGATGTGAGTTCAAATTAGCATTTGAAGTCACCCACCATGTAGTTCTGTTGGACTAACAACAATTCTTCATATGTTGTGTTGTCTTGTGACAACCAGAAATGATGAAGCAAGTCTCACTTCAAATTGGTCCAGTTGATGAATGGTTGTTGTGATTTGTGCCATTGTAGGTAGTTTAGTACCAATCCCTCCATACAAATGATGATAGACGTCAGTTTTTTTTGCCCAGTCAACTAATTAACCATGAAATAATGTTATGCATGAGAAATCCACCCTAACGGGTCATCATAGACGAAGAGCAAAGATTCTAGTCTTGTCTCATTGGCCAATCCCTTGGTTTTCTCTAGTTGTTACCTCTCGAGCCATCGTTCATTCACTAACAACTCACTCCTCTCCAATTACCTACTCCCCTTGTCTCGCAAGAGGCTATAGTGTTGCATTTCTCAATGACAATGATTTTGTTAGTGATGGTAGTTGTTTCATAGGAGCTTTTCCTCTGTTGTCACCTTTCCTTACCTCTCAGTTCACCACCTACTCCCTCAACTATCTTAGGTAATCCTTCATCATCTCCATCCACTTTACTGTATTGTTTATCTTTCCATTTATCAAATTCATTTTCCTCTTCACCATCACCATTGccatcaccatcaccatcaccaACTCATTTTCCACTCTCGCAACTCTTCCTGCCATTCCGGTTATTGCCATGCCCTAGTTCGCCACTAAATTTGTTACAATACCAAATTTGTTACAAAACCAAATTTGTTACAAACCCAACAAATACTCAACTCTCAAACAATGTCAATCCTAGTAACATAAACAGAATTGAACGAAATAGTAGATATTTATATTGACTGATTGTAATATTTACAAAAACAGTGGCTTCCGAATACACCATTTCCACGCAAAAGGCAAATAAAAATAACACCACAATTCCATTGGCTCTCAAGAAGCCAAAAATCTCTCCCTAGTCCCTACCTACTGGTTTTCGCGATGCCAACACTCTCCCTTCGTCTGCATTATCTCTCATATTTTCCTTGCTTCCCTCCTTCCTCAATCCCCCTCGTATTGTTGCCCATTTCATAACTTTCCATACATACTTTTTCAATGTGTGTTGTTTGTTGTCCCTGTGGTTCATTGTCTCCCTTGTGTGCTACTTGTGCTCCCAGTTCCTTCCTACAGGTCACATAAACCTTGGCCCTAACAATACTGTTTGGGAAAAGGAGAAATATGTACAATGCATATACATATTCAAGTTTAGGCTCACTATTATTATTCTAACATCAATTACGTTATGACAATGTGTTAGTCTGGCCACCCCCCTTTAGTGGCGTTTTTTTGGTGTGGTGATCTCCTCTATTAATCTGTAGGTGTGCTGTCTTGGCATTCTTTACATATGAATCTGTTGGACTCTGGAGAATCGTTGCACAAGCACCGGAATGTCTCGATCATAAGCAGTTTAGATCTGGAGCTGAAGTGAATATGGATGGTGTGCATCTAGTTACCCCATCACCTATTAATTCATTTACAGTTGATCGACGAAGACCACGAAAGGGTTCTCTGCATGATGTTACTTATTCTGTCAAGTCATTTCCAGGAAGAATCTTTCCTGGATCACATGTGGGAAATCAAGCTCGGAACAGGACCTTCACTAATAAAGCTACtagattgaataatttttccaGTAATCTATCTTTGCAAGGTTCTATCTCTTGCCAAACATCTGCTGCTTTAATCCCCCAAAGCTCTAATTCTTTCAAATCACCTGACATATTTTGTGAGAATTCCAAAGTAGAGAAGGCTGTAAAGAGAAATTTGAGAAAGAAGGCAAGAAAGAAGGGAAAACAGAGAGAGAAGCACCCCTGTGATTCTGTCTCTACCAAACCAGAGGTTTTCTCTGAGGATTATGATCGTGGTACTTTGGTCTCAAAAACCTGTGGTAACAATGATATGGATCATGGTGATGGACTAGTATCATGTACAACTTCACAAGAAGATTCATTATCAGATAGCAGAGTTATTGTGATAGACTTAGAAAACAATAATGGGACCAGGATTTCTTCTGAATCCCCACATACAGGTACATCATACATTGATGAAATGGATCTGTCAGAGGCAAAGGTACCTTCCCCAGTTCAGAATTTTCATGGTGGATGTCATGTAATTGATTCTGAAATCAGGATTCAAATGGAAGACCAAGGATTTCCCATTCTTGATGTAGGAGTAGAAGAGGCAAATCATCTGCAGATCAGCTGTTATGGTTGTATACATTTAAATGGATTACCTGATATGCATGACTCCCAAGTCTTGGATTCGCTTTCTGTTTGCTCAAATAGTGATATTAGTACTACTACTAGCAGTGATGCTAAGCCATGTGATAAGGAAAGCAATGAATATGGTCTTTCAGATCCACCAGATTATGTCTCCAGAAAGGGATGTTTCTCTAGTCCAAACTCATTAAATAGTGGTTTAGACTTCTATGACTACACTGAAGAATCAAGAATTAGCAATCAGGGTTCTAGAAGCAGTAACATGCAAGTGGTTGTACCCGGCAAGAAGAGGAAGCAAGCTAAAATGGTGCTGTGGGGTTCAAGTGCCTATAAACTTGGAATTTCTGGAAATTCGCATGGTTGTACTGGGAAAGAAAAGAGTCATTGTGTTTGGCAAAAGGTTCAGAAGAATAATTTGGGTGAATGCAATTCTGATTTTAAGAAAGTACATCCTGTGGGCTCACAGACTCTCAAAGAGGCTTCTTTGGTTAGAAGAAACCCTAATGTTGCTGAGGTGGATATGTTGTCAAAAACTGAAgataaaaaacacttaaaatatAAGGTTTCAAGGAAGCAGAAAAGAAAATCTAGTCCAGGCTCAAAGCAAAAATACAACTCTTATTCCTGTGGGGCCTGTTATCCCAGCAAGGCAAGTTCAAATACCCATGCAAAGATTTCTACTCAAGAGGATGAAATATCAGATATCTTGGCACAGGTGAATGACCAAGAAAGATTGGGAAGTGTTCCAAGGTTTCATTCTCAGATTAATTGTCCAGAGGTTGGGTTGGAAAGCAGCAGAGTAGAATCTTTGAATTCTGAATCATTGCGCAACTCACAAGATTGCCCAGAAAATTTGGGGTCAGTTGAAGGTTTTTACAATACTGTTTCTAGTATGAAGGAACAACATCAGGATAGCTTGTTGGCAAGAACCTGCTGTTCTTTGGACAAAATGAGAATGTTTGAGGTGCAGACTCCAGTTTACCTTCCTCATCTTATAGTTAATGAGGCTGTTCAGAAAGAAAAGGACAATTACTGTAAGCAAAATCATTGTTCTGGATCTCTTTTGCAGAAATGGATACCTATTGGGACCAAGAATCCTCAGAGTACAACCTCTAAAAGATGTGACAGTGTATCATCAGGGCATTCTGATGGGCAAGGTGTTGAGGACTTGATTTCGAGAAGCAATGTTGATGAGAAAGTTGCTACCAattctcaaaatcatatttctttattggaTGTTGAAAGGATGAGCACAGGTTTGGTTTCAGAATGTACTTCTCAGGAGGATGAAAACTATGCTCCAAAATTGAAGAATACTAGTGCCCACACGTTCAAGGGAAAAAATAGCAAG
This sequence is a window from Mangifera indica cultivar Alphonso chromosome 20, CATAS_Mindica_2.1, whole genome shotgun sequence. Protein-coding genes within it:
- the LOC123204453 gene encoding uncharacterized protein LOC123204453 isoform X4, encoding MAQQRMHYNQKVIDGGKGYSFRSLEHDNNGASSEDCQIASLNTRNSDKRCAVLAFFTYESVGLWRIVAQAPECLDHKQFRSGAEVNMDGVHLVTPSPINSFTVDRRRPRKGSLHDVTYSVKSFPGRIFPGSHVGNQARNRTFTNKATRLNNFSSNLSLQGSISCQTSAALIPQSSNSFKSPDIFCENSKVEKAVKRNLRKKARKKGKQREKHPCDSVSTKPEVFSEDYDRGTLVSKTCGNNDMDHGDGLVSCTTSQEDSLSDSRVIVIDLENNNGTRISSESPHTGTSYIDEMDLSEAKVPSPVQNFHGGCHVIDSEIRIQMEDQGFPILDVGVEEANHLQISCYGCIHLNGLPDMHDSQVLDSLSVCSNSDISTTTSSDAKPCDKESNEYGLSDPPDYVSRKGCFSSPNSLNSGLDFYDYTEESRISNQGSRSSNMQVVVPGKKRKQAKMVLWGSSAYKLGISGNSHGCTGKEKSHCVWQKVQKNNLGECNSDFKKVHPVGSQTLKEASLVRRNPNVAEVDMLSKTEDKKHLKYKVSRKQKRKSSPGSKQKYNSYSCGACYPSKASSNTHAKISTQEDEISDILAQVNDQERLGSVPRFHSQINCPEVGLESSRVESLNSESLRNSQDCPENLGSVEGFYNTVSSMKEQHQDSLLARTCCSLDKMRMFEVQTPVYLPHLIVNEAVQKEKDNYCKQNHCSGSLLQKWIPIGTKNPQSTTSKRCDSVSSGHSDGQGVEDLISRSNVDEKVATNSQNHISLLDVERMSTGLVSECTSQEDENYAPKLKNTSAHTFKGKNSKHVAVNRLTIEPKDQNFSAVETDLDKILQAVNHAYRMQLASEAVQMATGSPIAEFERLLHFSSPVICHSSNIIRCNKCLQDQVVGASLCRHEIPNISLECMWQWYEKHGSYGLEIKADDFERSNRLGIDQFSFRAYFVPFLSAVQLFRSGKSHCINDGNGLPTSGHLGVDEIGRTSQSSSYVGHLPTYSMLVPQPHTSDMSAFPPEKELCKSELSAVSSREDLSVQSADMTCSIVPDLLFEYFESEQPRQRQPFYEKIQELASSDGSSQWKAYGDPTSLTSINLHDLHPTSC
- the LOC123204453 gene encoding uncharacterized protein LOC123204453 isoform X1 — translated: MAQQRMHYNQKVIDGGKGYSFRSLEHDNNGASSEDCQIASLNTRNSDKRCAVLAFFTYESVGLWRIVAQAPECLDHKQFRSGAEVNMDGVHLVTPSPINSFTVDRRRPRKGSLHDVTYSVKSFPGRIFPGSHVGNQARNRTFTNKATRLNNFSSNLSLQGSISCQTSAALIPQSSNSFKSPDIFCENSKVEKAVKRNLRKKARKKGKQREKHPCDSVSTKPEVFSEDYDRGTLVSKTCGNNDMDHGDGLVSCTTSQEDSLSDSRVIVIDLENNNGTRISSESPHTGTSYIDEMDLSEAKVPSPVQNFHGGCHVIDSEIRIQMEDQGFPILDVGVEEANHLQISCYGCIHLNGLPDMHDSQVLDSLSVCSNSDISTTTSSDAKPCDKESNEYGLSDPPDYVSRKGCFSSPNSLNSGLDFYDYTEESRISNQGSRSSNMQVVVPGKKRKQAKMVLWGSSAYKLGISGNSHGCTGKEKSHCVWQKVQKNNLGECNSDFKKVHPVGSQTLKEASLVRRNPNVAEVDMLSKTEDKKHLKYKVSRKQKRKSSPGSKQKYNSYSCGACYPSKASSNTHAKISTQEDEISDILAQVNDQERLGSVPRFHSQINCPEVGLESSRVESLNSESLRNSQDCPENLGSVEGFYNTVSSMKEQHQDSLLARTCCSLDKMRMFEVQTPVYLPHLIVNEAVQKEKDNYCKQNHCSGSLLQKWIPIGTKNPQSTTSKRCDSVSSGHSDGQGVEDLISRSNVDEKVATNSQNHISLLDVERMSTGLVSECTSQEDENYAPKLKNTSAHTFKGKNSKHVAVNRLTIEPKDQNFSAVETDLDKILQAVNHAYRMQLASEAVQMATGSPIAEFERLLHFSSPVICHSSNIIRCNKCLQDQVVGASLCRHEIPNISLECMWQWYEKHGSYGLEIKADDFERSNRLGIDQFSFRAYFVPFLSAVQLFRSGKSHCINDGNGLPTSGHLGVDEIGRTSQSSSYVGHLPTYSMLVPQPHTSDMSAFPPEKELCKSELSAVSSREDLSVQSADMTCSIVPDLLFEYFESEQPRQRQPFYEKIQELASSDGSSQWKAYGDPTSLTSINLHDLHPTSWYSVAWYPIYRIPDGNFRAAFLTYHSLGHMICRSTKVNSATVDSIVSPVVGLQSYNAQSECWFQRKHPVMNQTAESSGLNPARILKERLRTLEETACHMSRAVVNKGNQTCVNRHPDYEFFRTKQHR
- the LOC123204453 gene encoding uncharacterized protein LOC123204453 isoform X3, which produces MAQQRMHYNQKVIDGGKGYSFRSLEHDNNGASSEDCQIASLNTRNSDKRCAVLAFFTYESVGLWRIVAQAPECLDHKQFRSGAEVNMDGVHLVTPSPINSFTVDRRRPRKGSLHDVTYSVKSFPGRIFPGSHVGNQARNRTFTNKATRLNNFSSNLSLQGSISCQTSAALIPQSSNSFKSPDIFCENSKVEKAVKRNLRKKARKKGKQREKHPCDSVSTKPEVFSEDYDRGTLVSKTCGNNDMDHGDGLVSCTTSQEDSLSDSRVIVIDLENNNGTRISSESPHTGTSYIDEMDLSEAKVPSPVQNFHGGCHVIDSEIRIQMEDQGFPILDVGVEEANHLQISCYGCIHLNGLPDMHDSQVLDSLSVCSNSDISTTTSSDAKPCDKESNEYGLSDPPDYVSRKGCFSSPNSLNSGLDFYDYTEESRISNQGSRSSNMQVVVPGKKRKQAKMVLWGSSAYKLGISGNSHGCTGKEKSHCVWQKVQKNNLGECNSDFKKVHPVGSQTLKEASLVRRNPNVAEVDMLSKTEDKKHLKYKVSRKQKRKSSPGSKQKYNSYSCGACYPSKASSNTHAKISTQEDEISDILAQVNDQERLGSVPRFHSQINCPEVGLESSRVESLNSESLRNSQDCPENLGSVEGFYNTVSSMKEQHQDSLLARTCCSLDKMRMFEVQTPVYLPHLIVNEAVQKEKDNYCKQNHCSGSLLQKWIPIGTKNPQSTTSKRCDSVSSGHSDGQGVEDLISRSNVDEKVATNSQNHISLLDVERMSTGLVSECTSQEDENYAPKLKNTSAHTFKGKNSKHVAVNRLTIEPKDQNFSAVETDLDKILQAVNHAYRMQLASEAVQMATGSPIAEFERLLHFSSPVICHSSNIIRCNKCLQDQVVGASLCRHEIPNISLECMWQWYEKHGSYGLEIKADDFERSNRLGIDQFSFRAYFVPFLSAVQLFRSGKSHCINDGNGLPTSGHLGVDEIGRTSQSSSYVGHLPTYSMLVPQPHTSDMSAFPPEKELCKSELSAVSSREDLSVQSADMTCSIVPDLLFEYFESEQPRQRQPFYEKIQELASSDGSSQWKAYGDPTSLTSINLHDLHPTSWYSVAWYPIYRIPDGNFRAAFLTYHSLGHMICRSTKVNSATVDSIVSPVVGLQSYNAQI
- the LOC123204453 gene encoding uncharacterized protein LOC123204453 isoform X2, with the translated sequence MHYNQKVIDGGKGYSFRSLEHDNNGASSEDCQIASLNTRNSDKRCAVLAFFTYESVGLWRIVAQAPECLDHKQFRSGAEVNMDGVHLVTPSPINSFTVDRRRPRKGSLHDVTYSVKSFPGRIFPGSHVGNQARNRTFTNKATRLNNFSSNLSLQGSISCQTSAALIPQSSNSFKSPDIFCENSKVEKAVKRNLRKKARKKGKQREKHPCDSVSTKPEVFSEDYDRGTLVSKTCGNNDMDHGDGLVSCTTSQEDSLSDSRVIVIDLENNNGTRISSESPHTGTSYIDEMDLSEAKVPSPVQNFHGGCHVIDSEIRIQMEDQGFPILDVGVEEANHLQISCYGCIHLNGLPDMHDSQVLDSLSVCSNSDISTTTSSDAKPCDKESNEYGLSDPPDYVSRKGCFSSPNSLNSGLDFYDYTEESRISNQGSRSSNMQVVVPGKKRKQAKMVLWGSSAYKLGISGNSHGCTGKEKSHCVWQKVQKNNLGECNSDFKKVHPVGSQTLKEASLVRRNPNVAEVDMLSKTEDKKHLKYKVSRKQKRKSSPGSKQKYNSYSCGACYPSKASSNTHAKISTQEDEISDILAQVNDQERLGSVPRFHSQINCPEVGLESSRVESLNSESLRNSQDCPENLGSVEGFYNTVSSMKEQHQDSLLARTCCSLDKMRMFEVQTPVYLPHLIVNEAVQKEKDNYCKQNHCSGSLLQKWIPIGTKNPQSTTSKRCDSVSSGHSDGQGVEDLISRSNVDEKVATNSQNHISLLDVERMSTGLVSECTSQEDENYAPKLKNTSAHTFKGKNSKHVAVNRLTIEPKDQNFSAVETDLDKILQAVNHAYRMQLASEAVQMATGSPIAEFERLLHFSSPVICHSSNIIRCNKCLQDQVVGASLCRHEIPNISLECMWQWYEKHGSYGLEIKADDFERSNRLGIDQFSFRAYFVPFLSAVQLFRSGKSHCINDGNGLPTSGHLGVDEIGRTSQSSSYVGHLPTYSMLVPQPHTSDMSAFPPEKELCKSELSAVSSREDLSVQSADMTCSIVPDLLFEYFESEQPRQRQPFYEKIQELASSDGSSQWKAYGDPTSLTSINLHDLHPTSWYSVAWYPIYRIPDGNFRAAFLTYHSLGHMICRSTKVNSATVDSIVSPVVGLQSYNAQSECWFQRKHPVMNQTAESSGLNPARILKERLRTLEETACHMSRAVVNKGNQTCVNRHPDYEFFRTKQHR